A DNA window from Onychostoma macrolepis isolate SWU-2019 chromosome 13, ASM1243209v1, whole genome shotgun sequence contains the following coding sequences:
- the memo1 gene encoding protein MEMO1, which yields MSNRMVCREASHAGSWYTASGSQLNAQLEGWLSQAQSTAGPARAIIAPHAGYTYCGACAAHAYKQVDPSITRRVFILGPSHHVPLSRCALSPAEVYRTPLYDLRIDQKVYADLWKTGMFERMSLQTDEDEHSIEMHLPYTAKAMESHKDEFSIVPVLVGALSESKEQEYGKLLSKYLADPSNLFIISSDFCHWGQRFRYTYYDESQGEIYRSIEHLDKMGMGIIEQLDPISFSNYLKKYHNTICGRHPIGVLLNAVAELKKNGIDMNFSFLNYAQSSQCRNWSDSSVSYAAGALVVH from the exons ATGTCGAACCGGATGGTGTGCAGAGAAGCGAGCCACGCCGGCAGCTGGTACACGGCCTCAG GATCCCAGCTTAACGCACAACTCGAGGGCTGGTTATCTCAAGCACAATCTACAGCCGGCCCAGCAAGAGCCATAATAGCACC GCACGCTGGCTACACTTACTGTGGCGCGTGTGCCGCCCACGCCTACAAGCAGGTGGACCCCTCCATCAC TCGGAGGGTGTTCATTCTTGGCCCCTCTCACCATGTGCCGCTGTCTCGCTGTGCCCTCTCCCCCGCCGAGGTCTACAGAACGCCACTGTACGACCTGAGGATCGACCAGAAGG TTTACGCTGATCTGTGGAAAACAGGCATGTTTGAGAGGATGAGTCTGCAGACAGACGAAGACGAACACagcattgagatgcacctgccTTATACCGCTAAAGCCATGGAGAG CCATAAAGATGAGTTCAGCATCGTTCCTGTACTGGTGGGAGCTCTGAGTGAATCTAAAGAGCAGGAATATGGCAAGCTGCTTAGCAAATACCTGGCTGACCCTTCTAATCTTTTCATCATCTCCTCTGACTTCTGCCACTGGG GTCAACGATTCCGTTACACTTACTACGATGAAAGTCAAGGGGAGATCTACAGATCTATCGAGCACCTTGACAAAATG ggaatGGGAATTATAGAACAGTTGGACCCCATCTCCTTTAGCAATTATTTGAAGAAATATCATAATACTATTTGTGGTCGCCATCCCATCGGCGTTCTTCTAAAT GCTGTGGCGGAACTGAAAAAGAACGGCATAGACATGAACTTCTCTTTCCTAAACTATGCGCAGTCAAGCCAGTGCCGAAACTGGTCGGACAGCTCTGTGAGTTACGCTGCTGGAGCTCTCGTCGTTCATTGA